Proteins encoded together in one Triticum dicoccoides isolate Atlit2015 ecotype Zavitan chromosome 7B, WEW_v2.0, whole genome shotgun sequence window:
- the LOC119338523 gene encoding auxin response factor 11-like, translated as MYYSPFVVPVARYDKANYIQQSVGMRMAMMFETEESSKRRYTGTIVGVSDSDPMRWPNSKWRNLQIEWDEHGYGERPERVSIWDIETAENTIAFPSASLNSKRQCLPGYGVPGLDIASVHMSPFQRAPGNPYGNLQHMPAVGSELAMMMFLNQSGQNIGTPLSCHQSSYSSIIQNVKQNYMPPSTFGHPIGSIKPESMPSNEVQQQQQLHAPKMQRGDSESYEVQPATDSVSASELHVAGREPRNADKYPSQSSSEQNGKGKPRVKPRRSKKGSSGKTISENSELSSAPSWICDDQQHVSEAELVSCDTKHVNCGNNEGSSGALTHGDFAGQLQCQQVEKNELVSPPKLESSISPDGGKSVNSFPNQASFSQFFDASKLEDYF; from the exons ATGTACTACTCGCCATTTGTAGTTCCTGTTGCAAGGTACGATAAGGCCAACTATATCCAGCAATCTGTTGGCATGAGAATGGCTATGATGTTTGAGACAGAGGAGTCAAGCAAGCGCAG ATACACTGGTACAATTGTGGGAGTTAGCGACTCTGATCCGATGAGATGGCCGAACTCCAAATGGCGCAACTTGCAG ATTGAATGGGATGAACATGGATACGGAGAAAGACCCGAGCGTGTGAGCATATGGGACATTGAAACTGCGGAGAACACTATAGCGTTCCCTTCTGCATCACTGAATTCAAAGCGACAATGCCTGCCTGGTTATGGAG TACCTGGGCTAGATATTGCATCTGTACATATGTCACCATTTCAGAGGGCACCTGGAAATCCATATGGTAACTTGCAGCACATGCCCGCCGTTGGATCGGAATTGGCTATGATGATGTTTCTGAATCAATCTGGCCAAAACATAGGGACTCCACTCAGTTGTCACCAGTCCTCTTATTCTAGTATTATTCAAAATGTCAAGCAAAACTACATGCCTCCTTCAACATTTGGTCATCCCATTGGTTCAATAAAGCCAGAAAGCATGCCTTCCAATGaagtccagcagcagcagcagttgcaTGCTCCGAAGATGCAGAGAGGCGATTCAGAAAGCTATGAGGTTCAGCCTGCCACTGATTCAGTGTCTGCGTCGGAGCTACATGTTGCAGGAAGAGAGCCAAGAAACGCAGATAAATATCCAAGTCAAAGCAGTTCGGAGCAAAATGGCAAGGGTAAGCCTAGAGTCAAGCCTCGGAGGAGCAAGAAAGGCTCATCTGGCAAAACCATTTCAGAGAATTCTGAACTTTCTTCGGCACCTTCATGGATTTGCGATGACCAACAGCATGTTTCAGAAGCAGAGCTAGTTAGTTGTGACACCAAACATGTTAACTGTGGTAACAATGAAGGTTCATCTGGTGCACTTACTCATGGTGATTTTGCTGGACAGCTGCAGTGTCAGCAGGTAGAAAAAAATGAACTAGTGTCACCACCAAAGTTGGAATCATCAATATCACCTGATGGAGGGAAGTCAGTCAACTCATTTCCTAACCAGGCGTCTTTTTCGCAGTTCTTCGACGCCTCAAAGCTTGAAGATTACTTCTGA
- the LOC119340899 gene encoding histone H3.2 — translation MARTKQTARKSTGGKAPRKQLATKAARKSAPATGGVKKPHRFRPGTVALREIRKYQKSTELLIRKLPFQRLVREIAQDFKTDLRFQSSAVSALQEAAEAYLVGLFEDTNLCAIHAKRVTIMPKDIQLARRIRGERA, via the coding sequence ATGGCCCGCACCAAGCAGACGGCGCGCAAGTCCACCGGCGGCAAGGCGCCACGGAAGCAGCTCGCCACCAAGGCTGCTCGCAAGTCCGCGCCGGCGACCGGCGGCGTCAAGAAGCCCCACCGCTTCCGCCCAGGAACCGTCGCCCTCCGCGAGATCCGCAAGTACCAGAAGAGCACGGAGCTGCTCATCCGCAAGCTCCCCTTCCAGCGCCTCGTCCGGGAGATCGCCCAGGACTTCAAGACCGACCTCCGCTTCCAGTCCTCCGCCGTCTCCGCGCTCCAGGAGGCCGCCGAGGCGTACCTCGTCGGGCTGTTCGAGGACACCAACCTGTGCGCCATCCACGCCAAGCGCGTCACcatcatgcccaaggacatccagCTCGCTCGCCGCATCCGCGGCGAGCGCGCCTAG